A stretch of DNA from Gammaproteobacteria bacterium:
GCGGTGGCGCCCGACGAGGGTTGTGCCGCCAGTTATCCGGTAAAGGTTGAAGACGGCACGGTGCTGGTGAGTCTGGATGCGGCCGGGCAAGCATGAACATGGGCGTGCCCTTAATCGGATCAGGGTGGTTTTGAAAAATGCTCTTGTAAGGAGCCCGCCTGCGGTCGGGAATTTTCCGACGGTTTGTCAGCACTGCTCAATCCACATCCCGATAGACAGCCGCTATCGGCAATGCAAAGCCCGGGCCGGGCAGTTCCAAAGTATCCCCCGCCTCGCATTCCCGCTGCCACCACGGCGCGGCCGCCCGCTGTCGGGGCATTGTGGTGCGGCCCAGACAGGGCATAAATGTGGTTGCCGGCAGTTGTAAGGAACATGGTGAACAGCAGTCAATCTTCGGGCTCGGTGAAAACCACCTGCCCTTATTGCGGTGTGGGCTGCGGTGTGCTGGCCACGCCGGATGGTGCCGGCGGCGTGGTGGTGCGGGGCGATCCGGACCATCCGGCCAACGGGGGACGGTTGTGCTCCAAGGGCGCCGCCCTGGAAGAGACCGTGGGCCTGGAAGCGCGGCTGCTTTATCCGGAAATCAGGGGCAGGCGGTGCGACTGGGAGACGGCGCTGGACACCGTTGCCGCCGGCTTTGGCCGGATCATCGCCGAACATGGTCCCGGGGCCGTGGCGTTTTACGTTTCCGGCCAGTTGCTCACCGAGGATTACTACGTCGCCAACAAGCTCATGAAGGGCTATATCGGGGCGGCCAATATCGACACCAACTCCCGCCTGTGCATGTCCTCCTCCGTGGCGGGCCACAAACGGGCTTTTGGCAGCGACACGGTGCCTTGCGCTTACGAGGACCTGGAGCGCGCCAAACTGGTTGTACTGGTGGGCTCCAACGCCGCCTGGTGTCATCCTGTTTTGTACCAGCGCCTGGTGCAGGCCAAGAAAAAGCATCCCGATTTGATGGTGGTGGTGGTCGACCCCCGCCGCACGCCCACCGTCGACATTGCCGACTTGCATCTGCCGCTCGATAGTGGCAGTGATGCGGTTCTGTTCAACGGTCTGCTGGCCCATCTGGACCGCAGCGGTGAGGCCCACCCCTTGTTTGTCACCCAGTGCACTGAGGGCGCGGCCAGGGCCCTGGCGGCCGCCCGGGCCAGCGCGCCCGATGTGGAGACGGTGGCAGAACAATGCGGCCTGGAGGCCGCGCAGGTGGCGGAATTTTTCACCCTGTTCGCCCGCACCGAGCGGGTGGTGACGGTCTATTCCCAGGGCGTGAACCAGTCCTCCAGCGGCACCGACAAGGTCAATGCCATCATCAACTGCCATTTGCTCACCGGCCGCCTGGGCCGTCCCGGCATGGGGCCGTTTTCCTTTACCGGTCAGCCCAATGCCATGGGCGGGCGGGAAGTGGGGGGGCTGGCCAACCAGCTTGCCGCCCACATGGGGTTTTCGGAAGAAGAGGTGGACCGGGTCAGGCGTTTCTGGGGCGCGCCCCGCATGGCCACCGCCCCCGGCCTCAAAGCCGTGGAGCTGTTTCGGGCCATCGGGGCCGGGCAGGTCAAGGCGGTGTGGATCATGGGCACCAACCCGGTGGTCAGCCTGCCCGACGCCGACCGGGTGCGGGATGCGTTGGAACGCTGTGAGCTGGTGGTGGTGTCCGACTGCGTGCGCCACACCGACACCACTGCCTGCGCCCATGTGCTGCTGCCGGCCCTGGCCTGGGGGGAAAAAGCGGGTACGGTGACTAACTCCGAGCGCCGCATCTCCCGCCAGCGCCCCTTTCTGCCTCCGCCGGGGGAGGCCCGG
This window harbors:
- a CDS encoding nitrate reductase; this encodes MVNSSQSSGSVKTTCPYCGVGCGVLATPDGAGGVVVRGDPDHPANGGRLCSKGAALEETVGLEARLLYPEIRGRRCDWETALDTVAAGFGRIIAEHGPGAVAFYVSGQLLTEDYYVANKLMKGYIGAANIDTNSRLCMSSSVAGHKRAFGSDTVPCAYEDLERAKLVVLVGSNAAWCHPVLYQRLVQAKKKHPDLMVVVVDPRRTPTVDIADLHLPLDSGSDAVLFNGLLAHLDRSGEAHPLFVTQCTEGAARALAAARASAPDVETVAEQCGLEAAQVAEFFTLFARTERVVTVYSQGVNQSSSGTDKVNAIINCHLLTGRLGRPGMGPFSFTGQPNAMGGREVGGLANQLAAHMGFSEEEVDRVRRFWGAPRMATAPGLKAVELFRAIGAGQVKAVWIMGTNPVVSLPDADRVRDALERCELVVVSDCVRHTDTTACAHVLLPALAWGEKAGTVTNSERRISRQRPFLPPPGEARADWWIIARVARKMGYSAAFDYDSAAAVFREHARLSAFENDGRRDFDLSALAGLSDEGYEALVPLQWPVSVASPGGTVRLFGDGRFFTPSRRARFVAVTPRPPVHAPGPRYPLVLNTGRVRDQWHTMTRTGLSPRLSQHTVEPYAELHPRDAVRFGIRDGALLRLESQWGWMFARAVISAGQRAGMVFVPMHWNGQFASCGRVDALVNPETDPVSGQPESKHTPVAVAPYRPAWQGFILSRRRLHLPPLDYWVAARGDGYWRYELAHREAVADWSGWARALLCAEQPVRAEWVEYLDSAAGRYRGARLLAGRVDSALFVTPGDDLPERSWLCQLFAKEGLEREERVSLLTGVPPKDQPDVGRIVCSCFGVGMNTLLTAIREQGLTTPEAIGQALKAGTNCGSCVPELKALIARSRKAAG